Proteins encoded together in one Vibrio metoecus window:
- a CDS encoding glutaredoxin domain-containing protein, producing MSTPIKVTLYRWAGSFGPFKVNIPCGECTLTKDILADTFANELAGIPIELEVKDWLSYWWEPLKLGAWHAPIVVVAGKVISQGEALNRGVLVQSIIKEWTKQDTLQGNIVFGKATCPYCVKAKQLLDTAGIDYRYHDVVKESAALYRMIPEVKAIIGEKTPVTVPQIWLNSQYIGGSDSLEKWLKENPQRVPDNVVDIETTRVAQ from the coding sequence ATGAGCACGCCAATTAAAGTGACACTTTACCGCTGGGCTGGCAGTTTTGGCCCATTTAAAGTCAACATCCCTTGTGGGGAATGCACGCTGACCAAAGATATTTTGGCCGATACGTTTGCCAATGAACTGGCAGGTATTCCGATTGAATTGGAAGTGAAAGATTGGCTTTCTTACTGGTGGGAACCCTTAAAACTTGGTGCGTGGCATGCGCCGATTGTGGTCGTAGCAGGCAAAGTGATCAGCCAAGGCGAAGCCCTCAATCGCGGTGTATTAGTGCAATCAATCATCAAAGAGTGGACCAAACAAGACACGTTACAAGGCAATATTGTGTTTGGCAAAGCCACCTGCCCTTACTGCGTGAAAGCCAAGCAGTTGCTTGATACTGCAGGAATCGACTATCGCTATCATGATGTGGTGAAAGAGAGCGCCGCACTGTACCGCATGATCCCTGAAGTGAAAGCAATCATCGGTGAGAAAACGCCCGTCACGGTTCCACAAATCTGGTTAAACAGTCAGTATATTGGAGGCAGTGATTCGCTGGAAAAATGGCTGAAAGAGAACCCACAACGCGTACCGGATAATGTGGTGGACATTGAAACCACACGCGTTGCGCAGTAA
- a CDS encoding multidrug effflux MFS transporter, with translation MNAQTSTRFRRTPMLLAMMIIATGQVGVSIYLPSLPLISRDLQVDQASAQMLVTLFLLGFGGSQLFYGALSDAVGRRPTFLLGQGIYLLGTVLCVMMSDHFQALEFGRLLQGLGAGSASVLGRSVLRDSYDGFHLTKALSYLSITASIMPIIAPVLGGWMAYHLSWQSVFIFVLIYIGAIFTLGLMILPETLPYPKRRVQWRGIVINYAKLLANQQVTSSASYNWLSYLASLVTLSILPFLLQKQLGMTAADYGSTLIIPSSGLLLGSVLVNMLTSRFSVRQLLGCAISLMVFAGLWLLLTEFSVFNLIWAFTWLSIAQGISFPLATTLLLSPHKSQAGAVSALSGSIQMGIAGLLGGYLVEHWVTSQNAMGVFYILVGITMLSVLIATKKAHVQESAVQTQA, from the coding sequence ATGAACGCACAAACCTCTACTCGTTTTCGCCGCACCCCCATGCTACTTGCGATGATGATCATCGCGACTGGCCAAGTGGGTGTGAGCATTTATTTGCCCTCACTGCCTCTGATTAGTCGCGATTTACAGGTCGATCAAGCGAGTGCGCAGATGCTCGTCACGCTCTTTTTACTGGGTTTTGGTGGCTCACAGCTATTTTATGGCGCACTGTCCGATGCCGTAGGCCGACGCCCGACGTTTTTGCTTGGACAAGGTATCTATTTGCTAGGTACTGTGCTCTGCGTGATGATGTCGGATCATTTTCAAGCTCTTGAATTTGGACGCTTATTGCAAGGATTAGGGGCGGGCAGTGCTTCGGTTCTTGGGCGTAGTGTATTACGCGACAGCTATGACGGTTTTCATCTCACCAAAGCGCTCTCTTATTTGTCGATTACTGCGTCAATCATGCCGATTATTGCGCCAGTGCTCGGGGGCTGGATGGCCTATCACTTGAGTTGGCAATCTGTGTTTATTTTTGTGCTGATCTATATCGGGGCAATTTTTACGCTCGGGCTGATGATCCTGCCAGAAACGTTGCCTTACCCAAAACGGCGAGTTCAATGGCGTGGCATTGTGATTAACTACGCTAAACTTCTTGCTAATCAACAAGTCACTAGTAGTGCAAGTTACAACTGGTTAAGTTATTTAGCTAGCTTGGTCACCTTATCCATTTTGCCCTTTCTGCTCCAAAAACAGCTAGGTATGACCGCAGCCGATTACGGCTCGACCCTTATTATTCCCTCCTCTGGTTTATTACTGGGCAGCGTGCTTGTGAACATGCTGACTTCTCGTTTCTCGGTGCGTCAACTGCTAGGGTGTGCGATTAGCTTGATGGTATTTGCGGGCCTTTGGCTGCTGCTGACCGAATTCTCCGTGTTTAACCTGATTTGGGCTTTTACTTGGCTGAGCATCGCGCAGGGCATTTCTTTTCCATTGGCTACAACGCTTTTGTTATCACCTCATAAATCACAAGCGGGGGCGGTTTCAGCACTTTCTGGTTCGATTCAGATGGGGATCGCAGGTTTACTGGGAGGATATTTGGTGGAGCATTGGGTGACTAGCCAAAATGCAATGGGCGTGTTTTATATTCTGGTCGGCATCACGATGTTGAGTGTGTTGATCGCAACGAAAAAAGCCCACGTACAAGAGAGCGCTGTACAAACGCAGGCATGA
- a CDS encoding LysR family transcriptional regulator, which yields MDWLQSAKTYIKVVEEGSFNGAARKLNTTSSAVSKRIHWLEERIGVQLLKRTTRSVTQTEAGALFYQRAKAQLESWQSAVDETRSVNQTPAGLLRIGATLAVGSKFLMQYLDEFLQRYPDIRIQLITTTPGQLPELHLDLFISREIDQLNSLSFKATPLFEYQAGFYASPHYLAKQGTPQTLQQLTEHNVLCWGENTFREVKTSQGKRITLTGNFATTNPEALFYAGKAGMGIIVTGHIMIKDELKQGTLVRILPDVTIDQTTVFAYYPKLEYQHTRTQLFLDHLKQKLGQAKSA from the coding sequence ATGGATTGGTTACAAAGTGCAAAAACCTACATCAAAGTCGTTGAGGAAGGCAGCTTCAATGGCGCAGCACGCAAACTCAACACCACCAGTTCGGCGGTCAGTAAGCGTATTCACTGGCTTGAGGAGCGTATTGGAGTTCAACTGCTGAAACGCACGACACGTTCTGTTACGCAGACCGAAGCCGGAGCTCTTTTTTATCAACGAGCCAAAGCACAGTTAGAAAGCTGGCAATCCGCGGTCGATGAAACACGCTCGGTCAATCAGACGCCTGCCGGGCTACTGCGAATTGGTGCCACGCTGGCCGTCGGTTCAAAGTTCTTGATGCAATATCTTGATGAGTTTTTGCAACGCTACCCCGATATCCGTATTCAGCTCATCACCACCACTCCGGGACAGTTACCAGAGCTACATCTCGATCTCTTTATCAGCCGAGAAATTGATCAACTCAATTCACTCAGCTTTAAAGCAACCCCGTTGTTTGAGTATCAAGCGGGCTTTTATGCTTCACCTCACTATCTTGCAAAGCAAGGAACACCGCAAACGTTACAACAGTTAACTGAACATAATGTTCTGTGCTGGGGGGAAAACACTTTTCGGGAAGTAAAAACCTCGCAAGGCAAGCGCATTACGCTCACGGGTAACTTTGCCACCACCAACCCAGAAGCCCTATTTTATGCAGGAAAAGCGGGGATGGGCATCATTGTCACCGGACATATCATGATCAAAGATGAACTCAAACAGGGTACTCTGGTACGCATTTTGCCCGATGTCACCATAGATCAAACCACCGTGTTCGCGTATTACCCTAAATTGGAGTATCAGCACACTCGAACTCAGCTGTTCCTTGATCACTTAAAACAAAAACTAGGCCAAGCTAAATCAGCCTAA